The following are encoded together in the Dickeya lacustris genome:
- a CDS encoding TolC family protein, which translates to MVMAMTGCAVTSQPLSKEQREQHIAQDKVAMFSQQEPVTAPITLYDAMARALKYNLEARLKVMEQALSQQQLELARYDMLPQVAMSAGYVGRSNTSASSSRSISSGQQSLEPSTSLDRNRGVADLTMVWNVLDFGVSYVGAKQKADQRWIADERKRKVVHTILQDVRSAYWRAVAAERLLGRIDSLIARVNQAREASEHMSSQQVGDPVEALTYRRALIEAVRQLEEQRRALSLAKTELATLMNLPLDTPYTLALPDNHELAVPALNVDVNTLEQAALLSRPELREQEYQVRIHAAETRKTLLRMLPGLEVSAGGHYDSNSFMVNQSWADVGVKVTWNLFNLFSGPAAYQTAQAGERVSQVQRQAMSLAIMAQLYIARANFNEALRQYKTSAELRDLDGQIAEQLRNRYKANSIGELQLIQGELNALNANLRQDLAYAELRNTYGQILSTVGLDLLPKTLPSTRLADLSQALRQSEAQWQQGKISALQSF; encoded by the coding sequence CCGATTACGCTGTATGACGCGATGGCACGGGCACTGAAATATAACCTCGAAGCGCGGCTCAAGGTGATGGAGCAGGCTCTGTCGCAGCAACAGCTGGAGCTGGCCCGCTATGATATGTTGCCGCAGGTGGCGATGTCGGCCGGGTATGTCGGGCGCAGCAATACCAGTGCTTCGAGCAGCCGCAGTATCTCCAGTGGCCAGCAATCTCTCGAACCGTCCACCTCGCTTGACAGAAACCGGGGTGTGGCCGATTTGACGATGGTCTGGAACGTACTGGACTTTGGTGTCAGCTACGTTGGTGCGAAGCAAAAGGCTGACCAGCGCTGGATTGCGGATGAGCGCAAACGCAAAGTGGTGCATACCATTTTGCAGGACGTGCGTTCGGCATACTGGCGCGCGGTCGCTGCCGAGCGTTTGCTTGGACGCATCGACAGCCTGATTGCGCGCGTGAATCAGGCGCGTGAAGCCAGTGAGCACATGAGTTCTCAGCAGGTTGGCGACCCGGTGGAGGCGTTGACGTATCGCCGCGCGCTGATTGAAGCGGTGCGCCAACTGGAAGAACAGCGCCGTGCCTTGTCGCTGGCAAAAACCGAGCTGGCGACGCTGATGAACCTGCCGCTCGATACGCCCTACACGCTAGCCTTGCCAGACAACCACGAGCTGGCGGTGCCTGCGCTGAATGTGGATGTGAACACGCTGGAGCAGGCGGCATTACTGAGTCGCCCTGAGCTTCGCGAGCAAGAGTATCAGGTACGTATCCACGCCGCCGAAACCCGTAAAACCCTATTGCGTATGTTGCCGGGGCTGGAGGTCAGCGCTGGCGGCCATTATGACAGTAACTCTTTTATGGTGAATCAGAGCTGGGCGGATGTTGGCGTCAAAGTGACCTGGAACCTGTTTAATCTGTTCTCCGGGCCTGCCGCTTATCAGACGGCGCAGGCTGGCGAGCGCGTCTCACAAGTGCAGCGGCAAGCGATGTCGCTCGCTATCATGGCGCAGCTATATATTGCCCGGGCCAATTTCAACGAAGCGCTGCGACAGTATAAAACCAGCGCGGAATTGCGCGACCTTGACGGCCAGATAGCCGAACAGCTGAGAAACCGTTACAAAGCCAACAGCATTGGCGAACTGCAACTGATTCAAGGCGAACTGAACGCGCTGAATGCGAATTTGCGTCAGGATCTGGCGTATGCGGAACTGCGCAATACCTACGGGCAGATCCTCTCGACCGTCGGGTTGGATTTGCTGCCGAAAACGCTGCCGTCTACCCGCCTTGCTGATTTGAGCCAGGCATTGCGCCAGTCAGAAGCGCAGTGGCAGCAGGGCAAAATCAGCGCGTTGCAGTCATTCTAA
- a CDS encoding methyl-accepting chemotaxis protein, whose amino-acid sequence MLEKVRISHGLYGVIALFALLLLTVCTFSLYSSVQSNQSIRKVSAIEGDQLVPLYAAYAEMLNARLAGINAALAIEDKKDNAAIESALTRLAGYIDSANAAMKELRATPALSAQGRVLRGEIDNDFNDYMNNAIAPMLTTLRERNVDRFYTTLVPTALEKGVTFRQKLTQFVTLAQNIGHEEIENADHFYQHTLKVLTVTLIAVLLLSLFTLKFVRTVVLRPIKQVRTYFGMMEKGVLTLDIPPQHNTEMGELMHSLQDMQQAFRHIVLTVRDSASSVATGAEQISAANRDFAARTEAQAASVEQTAASMEQITSSVQENTANTGKAMELTDSVSTLAQKNATNFSQMIERIQHISESSNKINDIISIMDGIAFQTNILALNAAVEAARAGEAGKGFAVVAAEVRSLAQRSAGSAREIKELIEKTAQEIEFGEKVASHSTQDMTRLVEEIARVHDFMTHIAMASAEQVKGIEQVNVAISQLEQTSQQNAALVEESASASTSLHEQAKSLDDTMMFFNLESAPALSISAPR is encoded by the coding sequence ATGTTAGAAAAAGTCAGAATCAGTCATGGCTTGTATGGCGTTATCGCGTTATTTGCACTGTTGTTGCTCACGGTATGCACATTCAGTTTGTACTCTTCGGTGCAAAGTAATCAATCCATCCGCAAAGTCAGCGCCATTGAAGGCGACCAACTGGTTCCACTGTATGCTGCGTATGCCGAAATGCTCAACGCGCGTCTGGCAGGCATTAATGCTGCATTGGCCATTGAGGATAAAAAAGACAATGCCGCCATCGAGTCTGCGCTCACTCGTCTGGCCGGTTATATCGATTCAGCCAATGCAGCCATGAAAGAACTGCGTGCGACCCCGGCGCTGAGTGCTCAGGGCCGCGTGCTGCGTGGTGAAATCGACAATGATTTCAATGACTACATGAATAATGCCATCGCCCCGATGCTCACCACGCTGCGCGAGCGCAACGTCGATCGTTTCTACACGACACTGGTGCCGACGGCGCTGGAGAAAGGCGTCACCTTTCGCCAAAAACTCACCCAGTTTGTCACGCTGGCCCAGAACATTGGCCACGAAGAGATAGAGAATGCAGACCATTTCTACCAGCATACGCTGAAGGTTTTAACCGTTACGCTGATTGCGGTGTTGCTCCTGAGCCTGTTTACGCTGAAGTTTGTGCGTACCGTGGTGCTAAGACCGATAAAACAGGTCCGAACCTATTTCGGCATGATGGAAAAAGGCGTACTGACGCTGGATATTCCGCCGCAGCACAACACAGAAATGGGCGAGCTGATGCACTCGCTACAGGATATGCAACAGGCGTTTCGTCACATCGTGCTGACGGTCAGGGACTCCGCCAGCTCTGTTGCCACCGGCGCCGAACAGATCTCCGCCGCCAACCGCGACTTTGCCGCCCGCACGGAAGCACAGGCTGCCTCCGTAGAGCAGACGGCCGCCAGCATGGAACAGATAACCTCGTCGGTGCAGGAAAATACCGCCAATACCGGCAAGGCCATGGAACTGACCGATTCGGTATCAACACTGGCGCAAAAGAATGCCACCAATTTCAGCCAGATGATCGAGCGGATCCAGCACATTTCCGAGAGCTCCAACAAGATCAATGACATTATCAGCATCATGGACGGCATCGCGTTTCAAACCAACATTCTGGCGCTCAATGCCGCCGTGGAAGCCGCCCGCGCCGGTGAAGCCGGTAAAGGTTTCGCCGTGGTCGCCGCCGAAGTGCGCAGCCTGGCGCAGCGCAGCGCCGGTTCAGCGCGTGAAATCAAAGAGTTGATTGAGAAAACGGCACAAGAAATTGAGTTTGGCGAAAAAGTGGCGTCTCACTCCACGCAGGATATGACGCGGCTGGTCGAGGAAATTGCGCGCGTACACGATTTTATGACGCACATTGCCATGGCCTCGGCAGAACAGGTGAAAGGCATTGAACAGGTGAATGTGGCTATTTCGCAACTGGAACAGACTTCGCAGCAAAATGCCGCGCTGGTGGAAGAGTCCGCCTCTGCCAGCACCTCACTGCACGAGCAGGCGAAAAGCCTGGATGACACGATGATGTTCTTCAATCTGGAAAGCGCGCCTGCGCTGTCAATCAGCGCACCACGCTAA
- a CDS encoding MarR family winged helix-turn-helix transcriptional regulator, which yields MNSNDTQTMPTLSDDAFRLDGQLCFALYSANLAMNKLYRRLLSELNLTYPQYLVMLVLWERDGLTVSELGERLFLDSATLTPLLKRLQSAGLLSRHRGVQDERQVLIMLTDEGRALQQRAKAVPEGVFCATECNAEQLRAIKQDLETLRSSLIRHV from the coding sequence ATGAACAGCAACGACACCCAAACGATGCCCACACTGAGTGATGACGCCTTCCGGCTGGACGGCCAGCTCTGTTTCGCACTCTACTCGGCAAACCTGGCGATGAACAAATTGTATCGCCGCCTGCTGAGTGAACTGAACCTCACTTATCCACAGTATCTGGTGATGCTGGTGTTGTGGGAGCGTGATGGGTTAACCGTGTCTGAACTGGGCGAGCGCTTGTTTCTTGATTCAGCAACGCTTACCCCGTTGTTAAAACGCCTGCAAAGCGCCGGGTTGTTGAGCCGCCATCGCGGTGTGCAGGACGAACGTCAGGTCTTGATTATGCTGACGGACGAGGGCCGTGCGCTGCAACAACGCGCGAAAGCGGTGCCGGAAGGGGTGTTTTGCGCCACAGAGTGCAATGCCGAACAGTTGCGCGCCATCAAGCAAGATCTGGAGACGCTGCGCAGCAGCCTGATACGGCATGTTTAA
- a CDS encoding organic hydroperoxide resistance protein, with amino-acid sequence MSIENVLYVAHAQANGGRDGRAVSSDQQLDVKLTTPRELGGAGGEGTNPEQLFAAGYSACFLGALKFVGARDKIAIPAGTTINGSVGIGAIPNGFGIEVELKIALPGLDRAVAEALVEKAHIVCPYSNATRGNIDVTLTVI; translated from the coding sequence ATGTCTATTGAAAACGTTCTGTACGTCGCTCATGCCCAGGCTAACGGTGGTCGTGATGGCCGCGCGGTCTCTTCCGATCAACAACTGGATGTTAAACTGACCACCCCGCGTGAGCTGGGCGGTGCCGGTGGTGAGGGCACCAACCCGGAGCAACTGTTTGCCGCCGGTTATTCAGCCTGCTTCCTTGGTGCGCTGAAGTTTGTTGGCGCGCGCGATAAAATCGCCATTCCGGCAGGCACCACCATTAATGGCAGCGTCGGTATCGGTGCGATTCCAAATGGCTTTGGCATTGAAGTCGAACTGAAAATTGCGCTGCCGGGGCTGGATCGCGCTGTGGCCGAAGCGCTGGTCGAGAAAGCGCACATCGTTTGCCCGTACTCCAACGCCACGCGCGGCAACATTGATGTCACGCTGACGGTTATCTGA
- a CDS encoding amino acid ABC transporter ATP-binding protein — MSEAIDLYSVPRTAPRAISEQGRIDIHGVGKWFGTHRALDNINLTLPPGSVTVIIGPSGSGKSTLLRTINHLERVDEGTIRIDGDYIGYRRAGDTLYELKEHDILRQRIGVGYVFQNFNLFPHLTVLENIIEAPRAHRLYSRAKAQHVALALLDKVGLRHKAHAYPRHLSGGQQQRIAIARALALNPKVMLFDEPTSALDPELVGEVLDVIKDLARSGVTMVIVTHEIGFAREVADRVVFMVDGKIVESGDAHQVLNHPAHPRTASFLNKVL; from the coding sequence ATGTCTGAAGCCATTGATCTCTACTCGGTTCCACGTACCGCGCCGCGCGCCATCAGCGAACAAGGCCGGATAGATATTCACGGGGTGGGCAAATGGTTCGGTACGCACCGGGCGCTGGACAATATTAACCTGACGCTGCCGCCCGGCTCGGTAACGGTGATTATCGGGCCGTCCGGCTCCGGTAAGTCCACGCTGTTGCGCACCATCAACCACCTGGAGCGGGTGGATGAAGGCACCATCCGTATTGACGGTGACTACATCGGCTACCGCCGCGCGGGGGATACGCTGTATGAACTGAAAGAGCACGACATCCTGCGCCAGCGCATCGGCGTCGGCTACGTCTTTCAGAATTTCAACCTGTTTCCCCACCTGACGGTGCTGGAAAACATTATCGAAGCGCCGCGCGCGCACCGCTTGTACAGCCGCGCCAAAGCCCAGCATGTGGCGCTGGCGTTGCTGGACAAAGTGGGGCTACGCCACAAAGCGCATGCCTACCCGCGCCACCTGTCCGGCGGTCAACAGCAGCGTATTGCCATTGCCCGGGCGCTGGCGCTCAACCCAAAAGTGATGTTGTTTGACGAACCGACCTCCGCGCTCGACCCGGAACTGGTGGGCGAGGTGCTGGACGTGATTAAAGATTTGGCGCGGTCGGGCGTCACGATGGTGATCGTCACCCATGAGATAGGTTTTGCCCGCGAAGTGGCCGATCGGGTGGTGTTCATGGTGGATGGCAAAATCGTGGAAAGCGGCGACGCGCATCAGGTGCTTAATCACCCCGCCCATCCGCGCACCGCCAGCTTTCTAAATAAGGTACTTTAG
- a CDS encoding amino acid ABC transporter permease, which produces MTSSLHASAPERLADAPATPLRVVPARYPLRIAGAFFSLFILAGIVESVALNERWEWPVFASYFFHPVILEGLGRTLLLTLLGTLFSIIAGTALALARLSSSALLSTLAWLYIWLFRSLPLILVLIILYNFSYLYDALALGIPFTSFEFFRYPTIDVLGPFAVAVLGLTLVQSAYTAEIIRGGILGVDAGQFEAAAALGLPGYRRTWRIILPQALRSILPTGFNEIISLAKGTSVVYVLALPELFYTVQVIYNRTQQVIPLLMVAAIWYLVLTSVLSVLQYFVERYVARGAVREIPPHPLWRIVERHIVQRRLFQRYIFQRYIFQRRIARRPH; this is translated from the coding sequence ATGACCTCATCTCTCCATGCTTCAGCGCCCGAGCGCCTGGCCGATGCCCCGGCAACGCCATTGCGCGTCGTGCCAGCGCGTTACCCGCTGCGTATCGCGGGTGCGTTCTTTTCGCTGTTTATTCTCGCCGGTATCGTTGAGTCCGTGGCACTCAATGAGCGCTGGGAGTGGCCGGTATTCGCCAGTTATTTCTTTCATCCGGTGATTCTGGAAGGGCTCGGGCGCACGCTGCTGCTGACGCTACTCGGCACCCTGTTTAGCATTATTGCGGGCACCGCGCTGGCGCTGGCCCGGCTGTCATCGTCCGCGCTGCTCAGTACGCTGGCGTGGCTGTACATCTGGCTGTTTCGATCGCTGCCGTTGATTCTGGTGCTGATTATTCTCTACAATTTTTCATACCTGTATGACGCGCTGGCGCTGGGCATCCCTTTCACATCTTTCGAGTTTTTCCGCTACCCCACCATCGATGTGCTCGGCCCGTTTGCCGTGGCGGTGCTGGGGCTGACGCTGGTGCAATCGGCCTACACCGCAGAAATTATTCGCGGCGGCATTCTCGGCGTCGATGCCGGGCAGTTTGAGGCGGCAGCCGCACTCGGCCTGCCGGGGTATCGGCGTACCTGGCGCATTATTTTGCCGCAGGCGCTGCGCTCAATACTGCCGACCGGCTTCAACGAAATCATCAGCCTCGCCAAAGGCACCTCGGTGGTATACGTGCTGGCGCTGCCCGAGCTGTTTTACACCGTACAGGTGATTTACAACCGCACCCAACAGGTCATTCCGCTGCTGATGGTAGCGGCCATCTGGTATCTGGTTCTCACCAGCGTGCTGTCGGTGTTGCAGTATTTCGTCGAGCGCTATGTGGCACGGGGTGCCGTGCGTGAAATACCGCCCCACCCGCTGTGGCGGATCGTTGAGCGGCACATAGTCCAACGACGCCTCTTTCAACGGTATATCTTTCAACGGTATATCTTTCAACGACGCATAGCGCGTCGCCCGCATTGA
- a CDS encoding GNAT family N-acetyltransferase: protein MSDERFIITDPQEARIVPIIDGLFDEYRQRYGDYFDNHEPEPQGLYQQPDGIFIVLLRDERPIATGAFKRYDATTAELKRIWTDKTLRRQGLARRVLRELEHHARRLGYSEVFLTTGFRQPEAVGLYLSAGYQPQFDTTIDSEYYSLPPHDGRLPFRKPLHKPTPARATPPERVKV from the coding sequence ATGTCTGACGAGCGTTTCATCATCACTGACCCGCAAGAGGCGCGTATCGTGCCCATTATTGATGGGCTGTTTGACGAATACCGACAGCGCTACGGCGATTACTTCGATAACCACGAACCAGAGCCGCAAGGACTTTATCAGCAGCCTGACGGTATTTTTATCGTGCTGCTGCGCGATGAGCGCCCCATCGCCACCGGCGCATTCAAACGTTATGACGCCACAACCGCCGAGCTAAAACGCATCTGGACGGATAAAACCCTGCGACGTCAGGGGCTGGCCAGACGGGTGCTGCGCGAACTGGAACATCACGCCCGCAGGCTCGGCTACAGCGAGGTCTTCCTGACCACCGGCTTTCGCCAGCCGGAGGCGGTCGGACTTTACCTCAGCGCAGGCTATCAGCCGCAGTTTGATACCACCATCGACAGCGAATATTACAGCCTGCCTCCGCACGATGGTCGGCTGCCGTTTCGTAAACCGCTGCATAAACCGACGCCTGCGCGCGCCACGCCGCCAGAACGGGTGAAGGTATAA
- a CDS encoding ABC transporter substrate-binding protein → MQTFTARSFYRLAVALLTGGLLLANTHAAGIDLKANQQPIHAPKNPQAIAQIPPGFTFVEPGKLTVAVAVVGSSPPLMFLADDNKSLIGSEPDIARLVADSLGLELKLVATSWEDWPLGVASGKYDAAITNVTVTKARKERFDFATYRADTLGFYVKSTSKIKTIQSAKDIAGLKIIVGSGTNQEAILLDWDKQNRAAGLPAFVPVYVTDTAAANLNLQSGRADATFGPNVTGAYKAALNGQTRLVGTINGGWPQVAHIAVATRKGNGLVNAINSALNGVIQQGEYDQVLNRWGESVERISRSEINPPGLGDVAP, encoded by the coding sequence ATGCAGACGTTCACCGCTCGTTCGTTTTATCGGCTCGCCGTCGCCTTACTGACTGGCGGATTATTACTCGCCAATACCCATGCGGCTGGCATCGATCTCAAAGCCAACCAACAGCCGATTCATGCGCCCAAGAACCCGCAGGCCATTGCACAAATCCCACCGGGGTTCACGTTCGTCGAGCCCGGTAAACTCACCGTCGCGGTGGCGGTAGTCGGCTCCTCACCGCCGCTGATGTTTCTGGCTGACGACAATAAGAGTCTTATCGGCAGCGAACCGGACATTGCCAGACTGGTGGCCGACAGCCTTGGCCTGGAGCTGAAACTGGTTGCAACCTCGTGGGAAGACTGGCCGCTCGGCGTGGCATCCGGCAAATACGATGCGGCGATTACCAACGTCACCGTGACAAAAGCGCGCAAAGAGCGCTTTGACTTTGCGACCTACCGCGCCGATACGCTGGGTTTTTACGTAAAATCTACCAGTAAAATCAAAACGATTCAGAGCGCTAAAGATATCGCCGGGCTGAAAATCATCGTCGGTTCCGGCACCAATCAGGAAGCCATCCTGCTCGACTGGGATAAACAAAACCGCGCCGCCGGGCTGCCCGCGTTTGTGCCTGTCTACGTTACCGATACCGCTGCCGCCAACCTGAACCTTCAGTCTGGACGCGCCGATGCCACCTTTGGCCCTAACGTTACCGGCGCGTACAAAGCCGCACTAAACGGGCAAACCCGCCTGGTCGGAACCATTAACGGCGGCTGGCCGCAAGTGGCGCACATCGCGGTGGCGACCCGCAAAGGCAACGGCCTGGTGAATGCCATTAACAGCGCGCTGAACGGCGTGATTCAGCAGGGCGAATATGACCAGGTGTTGAACCGTTGGGGGGAGAGCGTCGAGCGTATCAGCCGCTCGGAAATTAACCCGCCGGGACTGGGCGACGTCGCGCCCTAA
- a CDS encoding ABC transporter substrate-binding protein, which translates to MKTRRVTQWQLAALLLSAAVQAANAGRIDLQANQLPIHAPPNAQAIGEIPAGFAFASPGTLTVAISHLSSPPLALLADDNKTHIGSDPDIARLLADALGLRLKLVPTAWEDWPLGIAAGRFDAAIINIAVTKARKEKFDFATYRIDTLGFYVKTNSRIQAIRGPADVAGLKVIVGSGTNQEYILLRWDSQNRAQGLPPVQPVYVTDDAAANLSIQSGRVDAFFGPHAIGAYKAALTGQTRMVGIGPSVASVAVTTRKGNGLAQPISTALNGLIAGGQYAQVLDRWGENDEKVTRSEVNPRGLDE; encoded by the coding sequence ATGAAAACGCGCCGGGTAACGCAGTGGCAGCTGGCGGCGCTGCTTTTGTCTGCCGCCGTGCAAGCAGCAAACGCTGGGCGTATCGACCTGCAAGCAAACCAATTGCCGATACATGCCCCCCCAAATGCACAGGCGATTGGCGAAATCCCCGCCGGATTTGCCTTTGCCTCACCCGGCACGCTGACGGTGGCAATCAGCCATCTCAGCTCACCGCCGCTGGCTTTGCTGGCTGATGACAACAAAACCCATATCGGCAGCGACCCGGACATCGCCCGGCTGCTTGCCGACGCTCTGGGCCTCAGGCTCAAGCTGGTGCCAACGGCCTGGGAAGACTGGCCGCTGGGGATAGCGGCAGGCCGCTTTGATGCCGCCATCATCAATATTGCCGTCACCAAAGCGCGCAAAGAGAAATTCGATTTTGCGACGTACCGTATTGATACGCTGGGTTTTTATGTCAAAACCAACAGCCGGATTCAGGCCATTCGCGGGCCCGCAGACGTGGCGGGGCTGAAGGTGATAGTCGGTTCCGGCACCAATCAGGAATACATCCTGCTGCGCTGGGACAGTCAGAACCGCGCGCAGGGCTTGCCGCCGGTGCAGCCGGTCTACGTGACCGACGATGCCGCCGCCAACCTGAGCATCCAGTCTGGCCGGGTGGATGCCTTTTTCGGCCCGCACGCCATCGGGGCATACAAGGCCGCGCTGACCGGGCAAACGCGGATGGTCGGCATCGGCCCAAGCGTTGCCTCAGTAGCTGTCACCACCCGAAAGGGCAATGGGCTGGCGCAACCTATCAGCACTGCGCTCAACGGCCTGATTGCCGGTGGGCAATACGCACAGGTGCTCGATCGCTGGGGTGAGAATGACGAAAAAGTCACGCGCTCCGAGGTCAACCCACGCGGGCTGGATGAGTAA
- a CDS encoding LLM class flavin-dependent oxidoreductase produces the protein MSEKTLHKQNTSPAARQLRLGVILQGAAGNMSAWRHKNVVPDASINFGFVLDTVKKAEQGKFDFAFVADGLYINEKSIPHFLNRFEPLTLLSALAATTEHIGLVGTLSTSYSEPFTAARQFASLDHLSHGRAGWNVVTSPLEGSAKNFSRSQHPEHALRYRIADEFLQVVKGLWDSWEDDAFIRDQASGRFFDPQKLHPLNHHGEFFSVAGPLNIGRTPQGRPIIFQAGASDDGKQLAASHADAIFTHQHTLAEAQAFYRDVKQQLPQHGRREDQLHIFQGVSVLVGDDAADVERQYQETAALVTVDEALNYLGRYFEHYDFSQHPLDEPFPDIGSLGQNSFRSTTDEIKRNARERGLTLRQVALEAATPRPLFSGTPQQVADGLQQWFEQRAADGFIIQSATPDNFTRFVDSVVPLLQQRGLFRQAYSGHTLRENLALEYPHNRYAAARQTSEEAAP, from the coding sequence ATGAGTGAAAAAACGCTTCATAAACAAAATACAAGCCCCGCTGCGCGCCAGCTCAGGCTAGGGGTAATATTGCAGGGCGCAGCCGGTAATATGTCGGCCTGGCGGCACAAGAACGTGGTGCCGGACGCCAGCATTAATTTCGGCTTTGTGCTCGATACGGTGAAAAAAGCTGAACAAGGGAAATTTGACTTCGCCTTTGTTGCCGATGGCCTGTATATCAACGAGAAATCGATCCCCCATTTTCTTAACCGCTTCGAACCGCTGACGCTGTTATCCGCACTGGCGGCCACCACCGAGCATATTGGCCTGGTCGGTACGTTATCCACCTCCTACAGCGAACCCTTTACCGCCGCAAGGCAGTTCGCCAGCCTCGACCACCTGAGCCATGGCCGTGCCGGTTGGAACGTGGTGACATCACCGCTGGAGGGCTCGGCGAAAAATTTCTCGCGTAGCCAGCACCCGGAACACGCCCTGCGCTATCGCATCGCCGACGAATTCTTACAGGTAGTGAAAGGGCTGTGGGATTCCTGGGAGGATGACGCCTTTATCCGCGACCAGGCCAGCGGCCGCTTTTTCGACCCGCAAAAACTGCACCCGCTCAATCATCACGGCGAGTTCTTCTCGGTGGCCGGGCCGCTGAATATTGGCCGCACGCCGCAAGGCCGGCCAATTATCTTTCAGGCTGGCGCATCGGATGATGGCAAGCAACTGGCCGCCAGCCATGCTGACGCTATTTTCACGCACCAGCACACGCTGGCCGAGGCGCAGGCTTTCTACCGTGATGTTAAGCAACAACTGCCGCAGCATGGGCGGCGCGAAGATCAGCTGCACATTTTTCAGGGCGTGAGCGTGCTGGTCGGCGACGATGCAGCGGACGTCGAGCGCCAGTATCAGGAAACTGCCGCGCTGGTCACGGTGGATGAGGCGCTCAATTATCTTGGCCGTTATTTCGAGCATTACGATTTTTCACAACACCCGCTGGATGAACCCTTCCCGGATATCGGCTCGCTCGGGCAAAACAGTTTTCGCAGCACCACCGATGAAATCAAACGCAACGCCCGTGAACGCGGCCTGACGCTGCGCCAGGTGGCGCTGGAAGCGGCCACGCCGCGCCCGCTGTTTAGCGGCACGCCGCAACAGGTGGCTGACGGGCTGCAACAGTGGTTCGAACAGCGCGCCGCTGACGGTTTTATTATCCAGAGCGCCACGCCGGATAACTTCACGCGCTTTGTCGATAGCGTCGTGCCGCTGCTGCAACAGCGCGGCCTATTTCGCCAGGCGTATTCCGGCCACACGCTGCGGGAAAACCTGGCGCTGGAGTATCCGCATAATCGTTACGCCGCCGCCCGCCAGACCAGCGAGGAAGCGGCACCATGA
- a CDS encoding LLM class flavin-dependent oxidoreductase → MGYRLSLLDQSPITEGMTAADALAQTVELARLAEASGYFRFWVSEHHNSDGLAGSSPEVLIAWLLAHTRHIRIGSGGVMLQHYSPYKVAENFHVLSSLASGRVDIGIGKAPGGFPLATQALQQEIAPTHRVLFDDKLRQLDTLLKATSATDDALRATPIPPQSPARFLLGASAQSARLAASLGWNFVFAGFIQPSENLLTEALLTWREYQPEQAQALLSLAVIVADSHEEAKALAGERYNYKVYIEDRAPLNVLTQEQAETLVQQSGSTQFRIEQQAQNILYGTVQEVHRQLQVYQQRFGINEFIIHTPISEPAARRASILGLAAGLKAFDAHQE, encoded by the coding sequence ATGGGTTATCGCCTTAGCTTATTGGATCAAAGCCCGATTACCGAGGGGATGACGGCGGCCGATGCGCTGGCTCAGACGGTTGAGCTCGCTCGCCTTGCTGAGGCGTCGGGATATTTCCGTTTCTGGGTTTCAGAGCATCACAATAGCGATGGATTGGCCGGTTCCTCGCCGGAAGTCTTGATAGCCTGGTTACTGGCGCATACCCGCCATATTCGTATTGGTTCCGGTGGCGTGATGTTACAGCATTACAGCCCTTATAAAGTCGCGGAGAATTTTCATGTGTTGTCTTCGCTGGCGTCAGGGCGCGTTGATATAGGCATTGGCAAAGCGCCCGGCGGTTTTCCGCTTGCAACTCAGGCGCTACAGCAGGAAATTGCGCCGACGCATCGCGTCCTCTTTGACGATAAGCTGCGGCAACTGGATACCTTGCTGAAGGCTACGTCAGCAACGGATGATGCGTTGCGCGCTACGCCAATACCCCCGCAGTCGCCAGCGCGTTTTCTGCTGGGGGCGAGTGCGCAAAGCGCCCGGCTTGCGGCGTCGCTGGGGTGGAATTTCGTTTTCGCCGGGTTTATTCAACCCAGCGAAAATCTCCTGACCGAAGCACTACTGACCTGGCGCGAGTATCAACCAGAGCAGGCGCAGGCGCTGTTATCGCTGGCGGTAATTGTGGCTGACAGCCATGAGGAGGCGAAAGCGCTGGCGGGAGAGCGCTACAACTACAAGGTCTACATTGAAGACCGTGCGCCGCTGAATGTGTTAACGCAAGAGCAAGCCGAGACATTGGTTCAGCAGTCGGGCAGCACGCAGTTTCGTATCGAGCAACAAGCGCAGAACATTCTGTACGGCACGGTGCAGGAGGTACACCGTCAGTTGCAGGTTTACCAGCAGCGTTTTGGTATTAACGAATTCATCATTCATACCCCGATTAGCGAACCCGCTGCGCGGCGGGCATCCATTCTGGGGTTGGCCGCCGGACTTAAGGCGTTTGATGCACATCAGGAGTGA